Proteins co-encoded in one Cupriavidus metallidurans CH34 genomic window:
- a CDS encoding MetQ/NlpA family ABC transporter substrate-binding protein: protein MKLGKGLRLFTALLAVTVMQAAGAADPDKKEIRFGATAGPYADQIRYGVKPILEQQGYKVTIIEFSDYVQPNLALADGAIDANAFQHVVYLKKFSSDRKLALSEIVQVPTAPIGIYSRKHKSLAEVKTGATVSLPNDPTNLARAIAILQQIGWVTLKPGTDAVRASERDIDGNPHKLKLIQLEAAQLPRSLDDVDYAFVNGNFALAAGLKLTTALALEKIPDYYMNLVAVRTSDLNRPYVADIREAYRSQAFKQVTQQRFAGFVAPAYQR, encoded by the coding sequence ATGAAGCTGGGCAAGGGACTACGTCTGTTCACCGCGCTGCTTGCGGTAACGGTGATGCAGGCTGCAGGAGCAGCGGACCCCGACAAGAAGGAGATCCGCTTCGGCGCCACCGCCGGCCCCTATGCCGACCAGATCCGCTACGGGGTCAAGCCGATCCTCGAGCAGCAGGGCTACAAAGTCACCATCATCGAGTTCAGCGACTACGTCCAACCGAATCTGGCGCTGGCCGACGGCGCCATCGACGCCAATGCGTTCCAGCATGTGGTCTATCTGAAAAAATTCTCGAGCGACCGCAAGCTGGCGCTCTCCGAGATCGTCCAGGTTCCCACCGCGCCGATCGGCATCTATAGCCGCAAGCACAAGTCGCTGGCCGAGGTGAAGACCGGCGCCACCGTATCGCTGCCCAATGACCCCACCAACCTGGCGCGGGCCATCGCGATCCTGCAGCAGATCGGCTGGGTCACGCTCAAACCCGGCACCGATGCCGTGCGCGCCTCCGAGCGCGACATCGACGGTAACCCGCACAAGCTTAAGCTGATTCAACTGGAAGCAGCGCAACTGCCGCGCTCGCTGGACGATGTGGACTATGCCTTCGTGAACGGGAATTTCGCGCTGGCCGCCGGCCTGAAACTCACCACCGCGCTGGCGCTTGAAAAGATTCCGGACTACTACATGAACCTGGTCGCCGTCAGGACCAGCGATCTGAACCGGCCTTATGTCGCGGACATTCGCGAGGCCTATCGTTCACAGGCATTCAAGCAGGTTACGCAGCAACGGTTCGCGGGATTCGTTGCGCCGGCATATCAACGTTGA